The Strix uralensis isolate ZFMK-TIS-50842 chromosome 4, bStrUra1, whole genome shotgun sequence genomic interval AAAATATTCCCCATTCTTGTATTTCCTGAACGTAACAATTAAATCTTTGGGGAAGAGAACTACTGAGTGTCAGAGCTGTGATATAATCAGTGAGTTCCAGCTGTCTCATCGCTATGGTTGTACACTCTTTCCTACTTAAAGGTCAGCTCTTCTAAATGCTTCTAAGGCTCACACACACAACTCCTCCAGTTCCACTGCTTCAGTCAGGGCTGCCATTTTACTGGTAGTTTCCTGTTAAAGCTGTTGACACCCACCGCCCTGGTAGTGCCTAAGATAATTAATTGCTAATGGTTTTATAAACTCATGAACGGCAACTGCAATTCTTAGATGAAGGAAGTGTGAATGAATGAAAAATTGTACTCAGAGAGTCTCCACCTCACATGAGTCTAAGTGACACCATGGCAGATTCTCCTGTGCATGCAGGAACCCAATAGCCTGCCAACTTTCACGTGAGGATTCCTGGGACATGCAGTAAGCTTTGCTGGAATAGCACAGTTGGTGGCAATTTCTTGAGGGATCACATAcaaaggagggaaggggaagcagagaggTGCAAGAGTGAGACAAGAGAGTGATTCACAACAGGGAGACATACTAGCCACACATTCTCTTCTGAGCAGATTCCAACATCAAGCGGTACCTGAATCCCTGTCTTTCTATCTTTGTCTCCCCATTGTCTTAGAGGGGAGGAGGTTACTGAGGATAAGAAATGCCGTATTCTTATGGCCAAAACTCTATTCTGCTCACCAGAATAACAGAAAGTGCACTTCTGTTATTTGTGGTGCACTTTCTGATCTCCTTCGACTCTCCCACAAGAGAGACCTGGGATTGCAGGACCCTACCCCTCTGGATGTGTCTTAACTACTCATCCTGCTTCTGCTACAGAAACTTGCATCTAACTGCTCTTGACCATCTTAGACATTTGGGTTCCTCTTCCTATGCACTCCTAACTCCAGAAGTGTTTGAAACCTTTGATCTCCTACAAACActgcttctttcttctaaaaaaaagacacacaccaaaaagcccattaaaaaaaaaaaaatataatagctgacatttttcctttttggtaaCAGAAGGCTGGAATCTTACCAACCAGGTTCTGAAGAACTAACAGATGACCACCCATCAGACTACAGAGGGGTTTTTATTGCATCCAGGTTGGAATTAGCCCAAAGATACTACTCAGAGTGGACAATGAACAACACTGCTAAGTGCCATGATGATCACACCTTGGATAAGTATTTGTTTCCATTTGTGTACAGCATTGTGATGATAATCAGTATTCCCATCAACTCCATATCCCTCTATGCATCCTGCATTCAGGTGAGGAAAAAGAATGAGCTAGCAGTCTACATCTTCAGCCTATCCCTGGCTGACCTTTTGTACTCTCTGATTCTGCCCCTGTGGATTGATTATGCCTGGAATGGAGATAACTGGAGGCTCTCTGCCTTGCTTTGTCAGATTTCTGCCTTCCTTATGTATATGAATTTCTACAGCAGCACTGCATTCCTTGCTTGCATCTCTATTGACAGGTACCTGGCATTAGTTCACCCCTTGAAGCTCCAGCACTTGCGCACAAGAAGATTTTCATTGATTGTCAGCATAATTGTTTGGATTCTGGAAAGCATCTTGAATTCAGTCATACTGGTGAACAAAGAAGTATTCAATGATCCTTGCAATTTCACTAATCATACATTATGCTATGATAAATACCCCCTGGAATGGTGGCAGGCATGGATAAATTTATTCCGGATATGCTCAGGGTACCTGGTCCCTTTGATAATCATCATGTTTTGCTACCATAAAATCTACCAAGTAGTGAGGTGTAATCAAGCCACAGtagatgaagaaaagaaaaaagtgaggaAACTTATTCTGAATATTACAGTTACTTTCATCGTTTGCTTCACTCCTTATCACGTTATATTGCTTATTCGCAGCATCAAAGAACCTTACACCACTGACCCACAGCTTTTGCAGTTGATGTATAAGGTTTACAGAATCACACAGGCCTTAACAAGTCTGAATTGCATTGCCGATCCCATTCTTTACTGCTTTGTGAGTGAAACTGCACGAACAGACATACTGAATTTGCTCAGGTGTTGCTTGTGCCTACGAAAGCGTGAGGGAGACCAAGCAAAAGACcgtgctgtgtgcagttctgctACAAAGAGCAGCGCGCTGATCACCTACAGAACTTCCTGTGAAATGGAGACTGTCAAAATGCCTGAGCGAGCACGTTCAAAGCAAAATCGGATAACctaaaggggaaagaaagaaaaattcttcccCAGTCTGTACCTAGGAAATACCCCAAAAGTCACAGATACTAATCGAAAGTGAAACTAGTAGATGGAGCTAATAACTTATTACAGGGTCAATGAAATCAGCGGAGCTTCAACACGTATCTTTAAATCAGGTATGGTACATAAATCAATGTCAGCAACCAAACATGCAGTCAAGAAAGATGACCATGACAGACTGACAAAATTACTGAGGATGCCCCACAGAACTGCCTCCTGTCACAGCTTGCTAGCTAGCCCACGTGCTGGGCACACACGTACTAGCAGGAGGAAGGCTGAAGTCCTTCTTAACCTAgtcatttgttttccagttttagtAGAAACTTAAAGCTGAGCTGGGAAGGAGCCCcaaaagggatattttttttaaatcagtactGTGATAAAAGTGAATAAAGCACGCACACACATGGAGATCATGGAAAATGATCACACATGGAAGTGATTGACAAAGGAGCAGATGGAGGGTGGAAAATGTCTCTAATTTCATGGTGTAATTTATGCTGCTATGATGGTTCCTGTGTTTCAGTAATGACTCAAGTTCCCCTTCAGCATACCCCTGAGATTAGCCAATTCTTAAAATTGTTTGCCTCATGTGGTGGGGTACTTACCTGCTCTTAagcttttcagcttttattttctttggaaaatatatGTGCTAATGTAAAACCATATGTCATGCAGTTTCATTACAATTTCAGTATGGGGTTTCAGATATTTGAAGATTCATTACTTCAAGTGCCTATGAAGAACCAAATTCTAGCCACCATTGGTTTAACGCTGATGAAATCTTTCCTATATATgcagggaggaaagagaggaTTGAAAGATGAGGTTTCACATCTCCACAACGTAAAGGACCAGCCTTTAGCCTTGCTTCTTATGATTGAAGTGTGGAGTGTGGTTACGTTTGCAGAGTCAATAGGGCAAGAAGGTTTTTATCCGTTTACTTAACTGCACCTGGAGGCCTCAGCTAGAGGTTCCAGGGCTCTCAGTCTGCCAGTTTAAAA includes:
- the GPR65 gene encoding psychosine receptor; the protein is MNNTAKCHDDHTLDKYLFPFVYSIVMIISIPINSISLYASCIQVRKKNELAVYIFSLSLADLLYSLILPLWIDYAWNGDNWRLSALLCQISAFLMYMNFYSSTAFLACISIDRYLALVHPLKLQHLRTRRFSLIVSIIVWILESILNSVILVNKEVFNDPCNFTNHTLCYDKYPLEWWQAWINLFRICSGYLVPLIIIMFCYHKIYQVVRCNQATVDEEKKKVRKLILNITVTFIVCFTPYHVILLIRSIKEPYTTDPQLLQLMYKVYRITQALTSLNCIADPILYCFVSETARTDILNLLRCCLCLRKREGDQAKDRAVCSSATKSSALITYRTSCEMETVKMPERARSKQNRIT